Proteins from a genomic interval of Zingiber officinale cultivar Zhangliang chromosome 1B, Zo_v1.1, whole genome shotgun sequence:
- the LOC122008593 gene encoding uncharacterized protein LOC122008593 produces the protein MGIEEGGGGASVAIPSGCGSLHRALLECHRRAGDPRQRSVLCRHLNRSLAECVVAECCPEESEAVRSLCSSAGTALKRSQCQRAQLALSVCLSSHQLPDS, from the coding sequence ATGGGCATCGAAGAGGGCGGCGGCGGAGCATCGGTGGCCATCCCGTCGGGTTGTGGCTCTCTGCACCGAGCGCTGTTGGAGTGCCACCGGCGCGCCGGCGACCCGCGCCAGCGCTCGGTGCTGTGCCGTCACCTGAATCGCTCGCTGGCCGAATGCGTGGTGGCCGAATGCTGTCCCGAGGAGTCCGAGGCGGTGCGAAGCCTCTGCTCCAGTGCCGGAACCGCCCTCAAGCGATCGCAGTGCCAACGCGCGCAGCTCGCCCTCTCTGTCTGCCTCTCGTCGCACCAGTTGCCCGATTCGTAG